The following is a genomic window from Scylla paramamosain isolate STU-SP2022 chromosome 19, ASM3559412v1, whole genome shotgun sequence.
tctctctctctctctctctctctctctctctggtaatattCAGTACCACAAGGTAATTGATTTCTTCCAATCTCCAGGAGAGCAGTACTACAGGGGATGGTCGGGTGGATGAACAGCTGGAGTTGCTTTCAGAAAGGATAACAGGTTTGGTGAGTGAAGCAGAGCGTCTTGGCTCAGAAGGCAATGTGGAGGAGGCCCAGGGACTGCTCAAGCTCTGTGATCAGCTCAGGGAAGAGCGAGATGCCCTCCGCCGCAGCAGTGAAAATTCTGTGTGGCACCAAGTGAGTGATGCGGGTGATAGTGAAGATTGAGGTGTTAGTAAGGCTTGTGTAACATTTTAGAGATATGAATATGTACTGCATTCTTATAAGGAACTGAAATTCTTTGAAGGATTTAAGTGAATTATAACCATATCTGAATTTATTGCAATATTTTACACTAAGCATCCAATCGCCACCACCTTTCCCAGGCGGCAGAGATGGCAGCGTCACAGGAGAAGCAGATGGAGGTTTGTGAGGTGTGTGGTGCCTTTCTTATAGTGGGGGATGCTCAACAGCGTATTGATGACCATCTCACTGGCAAGCAGCACGTGGGTTTTGCCAAGCTGCGTCAGGCCATCCAGGAGATCAGAGACGTAAGCATCAAGACTCCAGGCCATGGCATTCAGATATTAAAATGCAAAGAGATGCCACATGtttatagaaaatataaattatcCCAAAGTTTATGCTAAAGATGTAATAAATGCAAGCTATTGCCTAAAGAATTGTTCTATCCCTCAGAGCCGGGAGAAGGCCAGAACAGAACGGGAGGAGCTGCGGGAGAAAGAACGGCAAGAGAGACGCAAAGCCctgctggaggaagagaagagaagggagcgGGAAAGAGAAGACCGccggaagaaggaggaggagaggcggaggagaaggtagAGTGACCTGTTGATTTATGTAAGATGCAGGGGGTGTGCATGCTGTGAAATGATACCTTGTGTTTAATTTAGTGggaatttatttttctattttcttgaaCCACATTGATAGCAGCACCAGTATCAATGATACATAAGTACTTTATTAGAAATCTAGTTGCTGTTTATGCAGGGACCTGTAGTTTGGTCCCCAGATATGTGTACATTGTTGTCATCAGCTTGTGTGATATTACTGCAGAATGAATGCCTTTACCAACCCACTGATGCCCTTCCTTCTGACATTGTGCAGCTTTATAATGACAGCACATTCCATGTAAATGTCTCAGTATCTCAACAGGTGTTTCTTGTTTCCACAGTTATGAAAGTGACCGAGACAGGAGAGATCGGAGCCGAGACAGAGATCGAGACCGGGACAGAAGAGAACGTCGACGGTCACGCAGCAGGGACCGCCGCAGTTCGAGCAGTCGTGACCGAGGTGACCGCAGCTACCGCTCTCGAGAAAATGATCGGCGGGACAGGTGGGAGTTTCAGCCTCTGTgta
Proteins encoded in this region:
- the LOC135109896 gene encoding luc7-like protein 3; its protein translation is MATQAAAALLDELMGRTRNVLPQERQQKISWDSPEVCRHFLVKFCPHDLFTNTKSDLGPCEKTIHDEELKREFDLSNSYRRTAFEDEFVRYAESMLTDVDKRIRKGKQRLALSVKDALESSTTGDGRVDEQLELLSERITGLVSEAERLGSEGNVEEAQGLLKLCDQLREERDALRRSSENSVWHQAAEMAASQEKQMEVCEVCGAFLIVGDAQQRIDDHLTGKQHVGFAKLRQAIQEIRDSREKARTEREELREKERQERRKALLEEEKRREREREDRRKKEEERRRRSYESDRDRRDRSRDRDRDRDRRERRRSRSRDRRSSSSRDRGDRSYRSRENDRRDRHGRSNSRDYERRRYREENGSY